A portion of the Sus scrofa isolate TJ Tabasco breed Duroc chromosome 5, Sscrofa11.1, whole genome shotgun sequence genome contains these proteins:
- the KRT80 gene encoding keratin, type II cytoskeletal 80 isoform X1 codes for MPGWHAARDGCPTPGAPGLRLPHLFQKYVSPATSAFRCLLLSPQPALPATGVSRHHPSKAPSPIPAPCPLRGPGPAMACRSCVVGFSSLSSCEVTPAGGPRPEASGWGSCGAPGPSFSSSSLTGCWAAGTVPKVTVNSSLLEPLDLKVDPAIQQQKHQEKEEMKALNDKFASLIGKVQALEQRNQLLETRWCFLQSQDSAAFDLGHLYKDYQGRLQEELRKVSQERSQLEANLMQMLEKVEEFRIRYEDELSKRTDLEFTFVQLKKDLDTECLRRTELETKLKDLQSFVELMKSIYEQELKDLAAQVKDVSVTVGMDSRCHLDLSGIVEEVKAQYDAIAARSLEEAEAYSRSQLEERAACSAELGNSLQSSRREIADLNVRIQKLRSQILSIKSHCLKLEENIKAAEEQGELAFQDAKAKLAQLEDALQRAKKDMAQQLREYQELMNVKLALDVEIATYRKLVEGEESRMDLPSATMVSAVKSRSRTATTKSGLSRAPFRRRKNRKGPVIKITEMSEKFLSQESEVSE; via the exons ATGCCAGGCTGGCACGCCGCCCGGGACGGCTGCCCTACACCCGGAGCCCCGGGCCTGCGCTTGCCTCATCTTTTCCAGAAGTATGTAAGCCCAGCTACGTCAGCCTTCAG GTGTCTGCTCCTCAGTCCCCAGCCTGCCCTGCCTGCGACCGGAGTCAGCCGCCACCACCCCTCAAAGGCTCCCTCACCCATCCCCGCGCCCTGCCCGCTCCGGGGCCCGGGGCCCGCGATGGCTTGCCGCTCCTGTGTCGTCGGCTTCAGCAGCCTCAGCAGCTGTGAGGTGACCCCGGCGGGTGGCCCCCGGCCTGAGGCCTCAGGATGGGGCAGCTGCGGGGCCCCCGGGCCGAGCTTCAGCTCCAGCAGCCTCACAGGCTGCTGGGCGGCTGGCACCGTCCCCAAGGTGACCGTGAACTCCAGCCTGCTGGAACCCCTGGACCTCAAGGTGGACCCAGCGATCCAGCAGCAGAAGcaccaggagaaggaggaaatgaaAGCCCTCAATGATAAATTCGCCTCCCTGATTGGCAAG GTGCAAGCCCTGGAGCAACGCAACCAGCTGCTGGAGACCCGCTGGTGCTttctgcagagccaggactcgGCCGCCTTTGACCTTGGGCACCTCTACAAGGACTACCAGGGCCGGCTACAGGAGGAACTGCGAAAAGTGAGCCAGGAGCGAAGCCAGCTGGAGGCCAACCTGATGCAGATGCTTGAGAAGGTGGAGGAGTTTCGGATCAG GTATGAGGATGAGCTCTCCAAGCGCACAGACCTGGAGTTCACCTTCGTCCAGCTGAAGAAG GACCTGGATACAGAGTGTCTTCGAAGGACGGAACTAGAGACCAAGTTAAAAGACCTGCAGAGCTTTGTGGAGCTGATGAAAAGCATCTATGAGCAG GAGCTGAAGGACCTGGCAGCCCAAGTGAAGGATGTGTCGGTGACCGTGGGCATGGACAGCCGCTGCCACCTCGACCTGAGCGGCATCGTGGAGGAGGTGAAGGCCCAGTATGATGCCATCGCAGCTCGCAGCCTGGAGGAAGCAGAGGCGTACTCCCGGAGCCAG CTGGAGGAGCGGGCCGCCTGCTCCGCCGAGTTGGGGAACAGCCTCCAGAGCAGCCGCAGAGAGATCGCTGACCTCAACGTGCGCATCCAGAAGCTCCGATCCCAGATCCTCTCCATCAAGAGCCAC TGCCTGAAACTGGAGGAAAACATCAAGGCAGCGGAGGAGCAGGGAGAGCTGGCCTTCCAGGACGCCAAGGCCAAGCTGGCCCAGCTGGAGGACGCCCTGCAGCGAGCCAAGAAGGACATGGCGCAGCAGCTGCGCGAGTACCAGGAGCTGATGAATGTCAAGCTGGCCCTGGACGTGGAGATCGCCACCTACCGCAAGCTGGTGGAGGGCGAGGAGAGCCG gatgGACTTGCCCTCGGCCACCATGGTCAGCGCTGTGAAGTCCAGATCCAGAACCG CCACCACCAAGTCCGGCCTCTCCAGAGCCCCCTTCcggagaaggaagaacagaaaggGCCCCGTGATCAAAATCACCGAAATGTCAGAGAAATTCCTCTCACAGGAGTCAGAGGTCTCCGAGTAA
- the KRT80 gene encoding keratin, type II cytoskeletal 80 isoform X3 — MACRSCVVGFSSLSSCEVTPAGGPRPEASGWGSCGAPGPSFSSSSLTGCWAAGTVPKVTVNSSLLEPLDLKVDPAIQQQKHQEKEEMKALNDKFASLIGKVQALEQRNQLLETRWCFLQSQDSAAFDLGHLYKDYQGRLQEELRKVSQERSQLEANLMQMLEKVEEFRIRYEDELSKRTDLEFTFVQLKKDLDTECLRRTELETKLKDLQSFVELMKSIYEQELKDLAAQVKDVSVTVGMDSRCHLDLSGIVEEVKAQYDAIAARSLEEAEAYSRSQLEERAACSAELGNSLQSSRREIADLNVRIQKLRSQILSIKSHCLKLEENIKAAEEQGELAFQDAKAKLAQLEDALQRAKKDMAQQLREYQELMNVKLALDVEIATYRKLVEGEESRMDLPSATMVSAVKSRSRTATTKSGLSRAPFRRRKNRKGPVIKITEMSEKFLSQESEVSE; from the exons ATGGCTTGCCGCTCCTGTGTCGTCGGCTTCAGCAGCCTCAGCAGCTGTGAGGTGACCCCGGCGGGTGGCCCCCGGCCTGAGGCCTCAGGATGGGGCAGCTGCGGGGCCCCCGGGCCGAGCTTCAGCTCCAGCAGCCTCACAGGCTGCTGGGCGGCTGGCACCGTCCCCAAGGTGACCGTGAACTCCAGCCTGCTGGAACCCCTGGACCTCAAGGTGGACCCAGCGATCCAGCAGCAGAAGcaccaggagaaggaggaaatgaaAGCCCTCAATGATAAATTCGCCTCCCTGATTGGCAAG GTGCAAGCCCTGGAGCAACGCAACCAGCTGCTGGAGACCCGCTGGTGCTttctgcagagccaggactcgGCCGCCTTTGACCTTGGGCACCTCTACAAGGACTACCAGGGCCGGCTACAGGAGGAACTGCGAAAAGTGAGCCAGGAGCGAAGCCAGCTGGAGGCCAACCTGATGCAGATGCTTGAGAAGGTGGAGGAGTTTCGGATCAG GTATGAGGATGAGCTCTCCAAGCGCACAGACCTGGAGTTCACCTTCGTCCAGCTGAAGAAG GACCTGGATACAGAGTGTCTTCGAAGGACGGAACTAGAGACCAAGTTAAAAGACCTGCAGAGCTTTGTGGAGCTGATGAAAAGCATCTATGAGCAG GAGCTGAAGGACCTGGCAGCCCAAGTGAAGGATGTGTCGGTGACCGTGGGCATGGACAGCCGCTGCCACCTCGACCTGAGCGGCATCGTGGAGGAGGTGAAGGCCCAGTATGATGCCATCGCAGCTCGCAGCCTGGAGGAAGCAGAGGCGTACTCCCGGAGCCAG CTGGAGGAGCGGGCCGCCTGCTCCGCCGAGTTGGGGAACAGCCTCCAGAGCAGCCGCAGAGAGATCGCTGACCTCAACGTGCGCATCCAGAAGCTCCGATCCCAGATCCTCTCCATCAAGAGCCAC TGCCTGAAACTGGAGGAAAACATCAAGGCAGCGGAGGAGCAGGGAGAGCTGGCCTTCCAGGACGCCAAGGCCAAGCTGGCCCAGCTGGAGGACGCCCTGCAGCGAGCCAAGAAGGACATGGCGCAGCAGCTGCGCGAGTACCAGGAGCTGATGAATGTCAAGCTGGCCCTGGACGTGGAGATCGCCACCTACCGCAAGCTGGTGGAGGGCGAGGAGAGCCG gatgGACTTGCCCTCGGCCACCATGGTCAGCGCTGTGAAGTCCAGATCCAGAACCG CCACCACCAAGTCCGGCCTCTCCAGAGCCCCCTTCcggagaaggaagaacagaaaggGCCCCGTGATCAAAATCACCGAAATGTCAGAGAAATTCCTCTCACAGGAGTCAGAGGTCTCCGAGTAA
- the KRT80 gene encoding keratin, type II cytoskeletal 80 isoform X2: MPGWHAARDGCPTPGAPGLRLPHLFQKYVSPATSAFRCLLLSPQPALPATGVSRHHPSKAPSPIPAPCPLRGPGPAMACRSCVVGFSSLSSCEVTPAGGPRPEASGWGSCGAPGPSFSSSSLTGCWAAGTVPKVTVNSSLLEPLDLKVDPAIQQQKHQEKEEMKALNDKFASLIGKVQALEQRNQLLETRWCFLQSQDSAAFDLGHLYKDYQGRLQEELRKVSQERSQLEANLMQMLEKVEEFRIRYEDELSKRTDLEFTFVQLKKDLDTECLRRTELETKLKDLQSFVELMKSIYEQELKDLAAQVKDVSVTVGMDSRCHLDLSGIVEEVKAQYDAIAARSLEEAEAYSRSQLEERAACSAELGNSLQSSRREIADLNVRIQKLRSQILSIKSHCLKLEENIKAAEEQGELAFQDAKAKLAQLEDALQRAKKDMAQQLREYQELMNVKLALDVEIATYRKLVEGEESRMDLPSATMVSAVKSRSRTAPSLPHPLCSL, translated from the exons ATGCCAGGCTGGCACGCCGCCCGGGACGGCTGCCCTACACCCGGAGCCCCGGGCCTGCGCTTGCCTCATCTTTTCCAGAAGTATGTAAGCCCAGCTACGTCAGCCTTCAG GTGTCTGCTCCTCAGTCCCCAGCCTGCCCTGCCTGCGACCGGAGTCAGCCGCCACCACCCCTCAAAGGCTCCCTCACCCATCCCCGCGCCCTGCCCGCTCCGGGGCCCGGGGCCCGCGATGGCTTGCCGCTCCTGTGTCGTCGGCTTCAGCAGCCTCAGCAGCTGTGAGGTGACCCCGGCGGGTGGCCCCCGGCCTGAGGCCTCAGGATGGGGCAGCTGCGGGGCCCCCGGGCCGAGCTTCAGCTCCAGCAGCCTCACAGGCTGCTGGGCGGCTGGCACCGTCCCCAAGGTGACCGTGAACTCCAGCCTGCTGGAACCCCTGGACCTCAAGGTGGACCCAGCGATCCAGCAGCAGAAGcaccaggagaaggaggaaatgaaAGCCCTCAATGATAAATTCGCCTCCCTGATTGGCAAG GTGCAAGCCCTGGAGCAACGCAACCAGCTGCTGGAGACCCGCTGGTGCTttctgcagagccaggactcgGCCGCCTTTGACCTTGGGCACCTCTACAAGGACTACCAGGGCCGGCTACAGGAGGAACTGCGAAAAGTGAGCCAGGAGCGAAGCCAGCTGGAGGCCAACCTGATGCAGATGCTTGAGAAGGTGGAGGAGTTTCGGATCAG GTATGAGGATGAGCTCTCCAAGCGCACAGACCTGGAGTTCACCTTCGTCCAGCTGAAGAAG GACCTGGATACAGAGTGTCTTCGAAGGACGGAACTAGAGACCAAGTTAAAAGACCTGCAGAGCTTTGTGGAGCTGATGAAAAGCATCTATGAGCAG GAGCTGAAGGACCTGGCAGCCCAAGTGAAGGATGTGTCGGTGACCGTGGGCATGGACAGCCGCTGCCACCTCGACCTGAGCGGCATCGTGGAGGAGGTGAAGGCCCAGTATGATGCCATCGCAGCTCGCAGCCTGGAGGAAGCAGAGGCGTACTCCCGGAGCCAG CTGGAGGAGCGGGCCGCCTGCTCCGCCGAGTTGGGGAACAGCCTCCAGAGCAGCCGCAGAGAGATCGCTGACCTCAACGTGCGCATCCAGAAGCTCCGATCCCAGATCCTCTCCATCAAGAGCCAC TGCCTGAAACTGGAGGAAAACATCAAGGCAGCGGAGGAGCAGGGAGAGCTGGCCTTCCAGGACGCCAAGGCCAAGCTGGCCCAGCTGGAGGACGCCCTGCAGCGAGCCAAGAAGGACATGGCGCAGCAGCTGCGCGAGTACCAGGAGCTGATGAATGTCAAGCTGGCCCTGGACGTGGAGATCGCCACCTACCGCAAGCTGGTGGAGGGCGAGGAGAGCCG gatgGACTTGCCCTCGGCCACCATGGTCAGCGCTGTGAAGTCCAGATCCAGAACCG ccccttccctgccccaccccttgtGTTCTCTGTAG